A single genomic interval of Prionailurus viverrinus isolate Anna chromosome A2, UM_Priviv_1.0, whole genome shotgun sequence harbors:
- the LOC125158882 gene encoding LOW QUALITY PROTEIN: olfactory receptor-like protein OLF4 (The sequence of the model RefSeq protein was modified relative to this genomic sequence to represent the inferred CDS: deleted 1 base in 1 codon), with protein MNPGNETQISDFFLLGFSERPKLQPLIFGLFLSMYLITVFGNLLILLAISSDSCLHTPMYFFLANLSFVDICFTTTTVPKMLWNIQTQSKHITYENCITQMYFFLLFAGLDIFLLTVMAYDRFVAVCHPLHYMVIMNPRLCGLLVLVSWIMCVLNSLLQTLMVLGLSFCTTLEISHFFCELNQMIQLACPDTFINNLVMYLAAMLLGGASLAGILYSYSKIVSSICGISSAQGKYKAFSTCASHLSVVSLFYSTSLGVTSALLLPRAPTQVPQPR; from the exons ATGAATCCaggaaatgaaacacaaatttcagatttttttcttctgggattttcaGAGAGACCAAAACTGCAGCCCCTCATATTTGGGCTTTTCCTCTCCATGTACCTGATCACAGTGTTTGGGAACCTGCTCATCCtcctggccatcagctctgactcctgcctccacacccccatgtacttcttcctggccaacctgtcctttgtagacatctgcttcaccaccaccaccgtccCAAAGATGCTTTGGAACATCCAGACACAGAGCAAACACATAACCTATGAGAACTGCATCACACAGATgtattttttcctgctctttgcaGGATTAGACATCTTTCTTCTGAcagtgatggcctatgaccgctttGTGGCCGTCTGTCACCCCCTACACTACATGGTCATCATGAATCCCCGGCTCTGTGGACTGCTGGTTCTGGTGTCCTGGATCATGTGTGTCCTGAATTCCTTGTTACAAACCTTAATGGTGTTGGGGCTGTCCTTCTGTACAACCTTGGAAATCTcccactttttctgtgaactcaATCAGATGATCCAACTTGCCTGTCCTGACACCTTTATTAATAACTTGGTGATGTATCTTGCAGCTATGCTGCTGGGTGGTGCTTCGTTGGCCGGGATCCTTTACTCGTACTCTAAGATAGTTTCCTCCATCTGTGGGATCTCATCAGCTCAGGGCAAGTATAAGGCATTTTCCACCTGTGCGTCTCACCTGTCGGTTGTCTCCTTATTTTATTCTACCAGCCTAGGAGTG ACCTCAGCTCTGCTTCTACCCAGAGCTCCCACTCAAGTGCCACAGCCTCGGTGA
- the LOC125160155 gene encoding olfactory receptor-like protein OLF4 translates to MMSPIIFPRGQCNLMEPGNDTQTSEFLLLGFSEGPDLQPLVFELFLSMYLITVFGNLLIILAVSSDSRLHMPMYFFLANLSFVDICITSTTVPKMLWNIQTQSKVITYEDCITQVNFFIIFSGLDICLLAIMAYDTFVAICHPLHYTVIMNPRLCALLVLMSWITSVLHSLLQTSMVLRLSFCTGLEIPHFFCELNQMIQLACSDTFLNNLVMYFAAILVGGGPFVGILYSYSKIVSSIRGISSALGKYKAFSTCASHLSVVSLFYCTGLGVYLSSASTQSSDSSATASVMYTVVTPMLNPFIYSLRNRDIKRALKRFSAMAVRKGPIVLRLKNFPGLQASRS, encoded by the coding sequence ATGATGTCTCCCATCATCTTTCCTCGTGGTCAGTGCAACCTCATGGAACCAGGAAATGATACACAAACATCAGAATTTCTGCTTCTGGGGTTTTCAGAGGGTCCAGATCTGCAGCCCCTCGTATTTGAGCTTTTCCTCTCCATGTACCTGATCACTGTGTTTGGCAACCTGCTCATCATCCTGGCCGTCAGCTCTGACTCCCGCCTCCACAtgcccatgtacttcttcctggccaacctgTCCTTTGTAGACATCTGCATCACCTCCACCACCGTCCCGAAGATGCTCTGGAACATCCAGACACAGAGCAAAGTCATAACCTATGAGGACTGCATCACACAGGTGAACTTTTTCATAATCTTTTCAGGATTGGACATCTGCCTCCTGGCCATTATGGCCTATGACACgtttgtggccatctgtcaccccTTACACTACACGGTCATCATGAACCCCCGGCTCTGTGCACTGCTGGTCCTGATGTCCTGGATCACGAGTGTCCTGCATTCCTTGTTGCAAACTTCAATGGTGTTGCGCCTGTCCTTCTGTACAGGCTTGGAAATCCcccactttttctgtgaactcaATCAGATGATCCAACTTGCCTGTTCTGACACCTTTCTTAATAACTTGGTGATGTATTTTGCAGCTATCCTAGTGGGTGGCGGTCCTTTCGTTGGGATCCTTTACTCTTACTCCAAGATAGTTTCCTCCATACGTGGGATTTCATCAGCTCTGGGCAAGTATAAGGCATTTTCCACCTGTGCATCTCACCTCTCGGTTGTCTCTCTATTTTATTGTACTGGCCTGGGAGTGTACCTCAGCTCTGCTTCTACCCAGAGCTCCGACTCAAGTGCCACAGCCTCGGTGATGTACACGGTGGTCAcgcccatgctgaaccccttcatctacagcctgaggaacagagATATAAAGAGGGCTCTGAAGAGATTCTCTGCGATGGCAGTTAGAAAAGGTCCAATTGTCCTGCGGTTGAAGAATTTCCCAGGATTGCAAGCCTCAAGGTCTTAG